ATGGCAGTTGCTAATACTCTCTGGGTTTAAGCTCAGATCAGAGTTTCTCGGTGATTCATCCATACCCAGCTATCAGTCAGATTTAGTATGTACTCCAGTCTTCTGCGTCGAGCCTAGGGACTTTTTCGAAATGTTGATAATTCAGAGTTGCCAGCTTCAAGCGGCGGGTGATGGCAGTGGCCGCAATGAGCAAATCGAAATCAGCTACGGTATTTCCAGCTTTTTGTGTTTCCGCTTTTATCGTGGCAAAACAATGAGACGTCTCCGTGTCGATCGGGAAAATGATTAATCTATTTTCAAGATATTGGTGATACTCTTTCCATAGCCGTGCAGATGACTTTTTCTCCAGACCATAGACTAACTCCGCTTCACAAATAGATGAAATGCTCAGACTACTATCTCCTAAATTACTCCATCTTTCCATTACGCTATCGACAGGCCTTGGTTGAAGTCTCTGGCTGTAGACAGACGTGTCTAAAAGATGGGTGATCACTTTTCGAACGGAGAGGGTCTATTGGCTTCAGGGTCGCGAACTGGTAGTTCGAATTCGTCTTCGATGGGACCGTAGCATGCTTTACTTTCCTGGACGGTGTCCCAGACACTTGTGGGCCTCTGTTGAATCAACTTATCAGCTGGAACTAACCTAGCCACGGGCTTTCCACGTTTGGTCACCACAACCGTTTCTCCGGTCCGTTCAAGTTCTGCACAGATTTCAGAAAACCGATTCTTGGCATCATATAATTTAACTAATTTCATCTAG
The nucleotide sequence above comes from Opitutales bacterium. Encoded proteins:
- a CDS encoding type II toxin-antitoxin system Phd/YefM family antitoxin; this translates as MKLVKLYDAKNRFSEICAELERTGETVVVTKRGKPVARLVPADKLIQQRPTSVWDTVQESKACYGPIEDEFELPVRDPEANRPSPFEK
- a CDS encoding type II toxin-antitoxin system VapC family toxin, which translates into the protein MITHLLDTSVYSQRLQPRPVDSVMERWSNLGDSSLSISSICEAELVYGLEKKSSARLWKEYHQYLENRLIIFPIDTETSHCFATIKAETQKAGNTVADFDLLIAATAITRRLKLATLNYQHFEKVPRLDAEDWSTY